The window ATTATATCCTTTTCAACAAATGAAGTTGTATTTTTGGAATATGAATGCTTTTAAACAATTGAGCTTCCGCTCATAAATAAGGAACAGCGCCGGCCAGAAGGTCGGCGCTGCTTCTATATACCCATTGAAGGGTGGTGGGAGGAGGAGTATGTTTGTTTATCAGCCCATGCAGACATGGACGACATGTTTTTGTCCATCGCCGCAAACCGGAAGGATATTCCCAGTCACCGGTTCGCCATCAAGCGTCATGCTTTTGATGCCTTTACTCTTACCCGACGTATTGTCAATTTCAATGAAATAAGTTGAACCGCGGAATTTGCGTTCCACTGTAAAACTGCCGAAATCTGCCGGAATACAGGGGTCGATCTCAAGACCGTCAAATTGCGGACGAATTCCCAGAATGAATTGGGAAACATCGTAAAAACTCCATGCAGCCGTACCGGTCAGCCAAGAGTTTTTTGCCTCACCATGTCTTGCCGCGTCACGCCCCGCAATCATCTGTGCATAAGCATAAGGCTCGGTGCGGTGTATTTCACTGATCTGTTCCGTGTAAGCGGGGCAGGTCTTTTTATATACAGAGAAAGCCTTGTCACCACGGCCAATGACTGTTTCCGCAATGGAAATCCAAGGATTATTATGGCAGAAAATTCCGCCGTTTTCTTTATATCCGGGAGGATAGGAGGAAATTTCACCCAAATTGAGGTGATACGAGGTATAGGACGGCCAATTCATCACAATTCCATATTTTGTGTCAAGATGTTTATATACGGAGTCAAGCGCGCGTTCTGCCAGTCCTCCGCTCACACCGACCCCGGCCATGACGCAGAAGCCCTGTGATTCAATAAACAGCTTGCCTTCATCGCACTCTTGGCTGCCGATCTTGTCGCCGAACGCGTCATATGCGCGCAAAAACCATTCTCCGTCCCAACCGTCTTTCAGTATGGCATCGGTCATATTCTGCACTTCCCGCTGTGCGCGTTCCGCCTCTTCCGCAAACCCTGACCTGCGAAAAATTTCAGCGTACGCCGGGCCGATTGAAACGAACAGGCCCGCGATAAACACCGACTCCGCAATGCCGCTTTCAAAATTTGTGCAGGTTTGAAAGGATTCGCCCGGCGTTTTGGAAAAGCAGTTCAGATTTAAGCAGTCATTCCAGTCGGCGCGGCCGATCAGCGGAAGTTTATGCGGGCCAAGGTTGTTCAGCACGTGGTCAAACGAACGCTTTAAATGTTCCATCATCGGTTTCGCTTTTGTTTCCACATTATCAAAAGGAACCTGTTCCTGTAAAATCGACCAATCTCCGGTTTCTTTAATATAAGCGATAACGCCGAAAATCAGCCACAGCGAGTCATCGTTGAATCCGCTCCCGACTTCAAGATTGCCCCGTTTGGTCAGGGGCTGGTATTGATGGTAGGCGCTTCCATCTTCCATCTGCGTTGCGGCGATATCCAGAATGCGAATCCTTGCGCGGGAAGGAATCAGATGCACAAAGCCGAGTAAATCCTGTGCGGAATCGCGAAAGCCCATTCCTCTACCGATTCCGGATTCGAAGTAGGAAGCGGAGCGGGACAAATTAAAGGTCACCATACACTGATACTGGTTCCAGATATTTACCATACGGTTCAGCTTATCATCTTTGCTTTCTATATGATAATTCGAAAGCAAACTATCCCAGTATTCTTTGAGCTGATTCAGGGCGGCGCTGACCTGCCCGTCTGTCGAAAAAGCGCTTATCAGCTTTTGAGCGGGTGCTTTATTAATCACGTTGGGCGATTCCCATTTTTGGTCCTCCGGGTTTTCACAATAACCCAGCACAAAGATAAGACTTTTTTCCTCGCCGGGGGCAAGGGTTACGTTGATGCAATGGGAACCAATTGGCGCCCAGCCGCTTGCAACGGAATCGTTGGCTTTTCCGCTATACACCGAGTCCGGTCTGTCAAATCCATTATATAACCCTAAAAAAGATTCGCGGTCCGTATCAAAGCCGTCAATCGGAGCATTTACGCTGAATACCGCGTAATGATTGCGGCGCTCACGATATTCGGATTTATGATATATTGTACTGCCGATGACTTCCACTTCACCGATGTTGAAATTACGCTGAAAATTCGTCATGTCGTCGTATGCATTCCAAAGACAGAACTCAACAAAAGAAAACACCTGAAAGCTTTTTGGCTCACCGGTGGTGTTCTTCATCGTCAGGCGATTCACCTCGCAGTTTGCGCCAATCGGCACAAACGAGGTCTGTATTGCGTTCAGGCCGTTTTTACTGGAGTCAAAAATACTGTAGCCCAGCCCATGACGGCACTCGTAAGAGTCCAACTGCATTTTTACCGGCGCCCAGCCCGGGTTCCAGACCGTCCCTCCGTCGTTTATATAAAAGTATCGCCCGCCTGCGTCCGTTGGCACATTGTTATAACGATATCGCGTAAGGCGAAGCATACGCGCATCTTTATAGAAGCAATATCCTCCCGATGTATTTGAAATGAGCGAAAAAAAGTTTTCGTTTCCAAGATAATTAATCCAAGGGTAAGGGGTATCCGGCCGGGTTATCACATATTCCTTCCGGGCGTCGTCAAAATGTCCGAATTTCATAGACAAGTTCCTCCTAATGCTTTGTTTAACCGCAAATTACGAAAACGATTTAGTAATCAGACAAAACATTAAACCTATTTTCTCTATAGTAAAGGTATTCTGAAATAAAATCAAGTAGTTTTTCAGATTTAGCAGATTATACGAATAATAGCTATGATATTGCACGATTTTAAACTGAAACGGATTGATTAACACTGGTTTTTATCATATATATCAATAGCAGTTAAGACTTTTGCTATCTACTAAACTGTTTTCGTAAATAATACTTTTACGAGAAAAATACAAGTTTACATTTTTAGACAAAAAGTGCAAGATAATAATATTTATAAAAAAATACATATTATTATTTAAAATACACTTGAAAAACTATGAATATTGGATTATACTAATTTACGAAAACGATTTAGAAATTTTAGACAGGGGAAGGGTCCTATGGCGAATATAAAAGATATCGCGTTAAAATGCGGATTGTCAGTTTCAACCGTAAGCAAGGCATTGAACAGTTACAGTGATATCAGCAAAGAAACACGGCAGCGCGTTCTGGATACAGCGGAACAATTCGGCTATTTCCCAAATTCCAATGCAAGGGCGTTAAAAACAAACCGCACCTATAATATTGGAATGCTGTTTGTGGATGAAGCCCAGAGCGGACTAACACATGATTACTTCGCCGCTGTTTTGGACAGCTTCAAGGTGGAGGCGGAAAAGCATTATTATGATATTACCTTTATTAATCATAATATCAATATCGGAAACCGCCCAATAACTTTTCTGGAGCATTGTAAATACCGCAATTTTGACGGTGTGTGTATCGCTTGTATCGACTTTCAGCAGCCGGAGGTTGTTGAGCTGGTAAACAGCAGCATCCCTGTTGTTACAATCGACCATCTGTTTAACAATCATACCAGCATTAACTCGGCGAACGTGCAGGGAATGCACGAGCTTGTCCAATACATATATGACATGGGACACCGGAAAATCGCATATGTTCACGGCGAAAAATCCGCGGTAACCGAGCAGCGGCTGACCAGCTTCTGTAAATCGTTGATGGATCTGGGGATTGAGACTCCACCGGAGTATTTGGTGAGATCAGCCTATCACGATCCCGCCATAACCAAGCAGCGCGTAAGGCAGCTTCTAAACCTTTCTGATCGTCCGACCTGCATTATTATGCCTGACGATTACGCCGCACTCGGGGGCATTGAAGCGATTGAAGCCGCCGGGCTTAGGATACCGCAAGACATCTCAATCGCAGGGTACGATGGAATTGCTCTTTCCCAAGTGATCAAACCGCGGCTCACAACGCTGAAGCAGGATACAAAAGCCCTTGGCCGCGAAGCTGCGCGAAGGCTAATCGAGCAAATCGAGAATCCCCTTACGACTATTACAGAGAATGTTACGGTCATGGGTCAACTGATAGAAGGCCAGTCCGTGGGTAAAGCAGGTTCATCATTTTAGTAGGTTGTGGCAAAAAAACTGCCATGCTGATACATTTTAGCGGATTGTCCGCCAGATTAAAGGAGGATTTATTAAACATGAAAAAGGCAAGAAAGATTACCGCGATGGTAATGGCACTCGCAATGATGACAGGCGTAATGGCAACTGCCTCAGGCTGTCAGAGTGGAACAGCCGCGTCTACACCAGCCAGTGCGGCAAGCCAGGAAGCAGTAAGCAGCGAGGCCGCCGCTGCGGCAGAAGGAAAAACGCTCAACATCTGGTGCTGGAACGATGAATACCAAAGCCGTTTCAACGCCTACTACCCTGAAGTGAAGGAAGTGGCGAAAGACAAATCCACAACTACTTTAAAAGACGGTACCGTTGTAAAATGGACGATTAATCCGAATGACAACAATAACTATCAGAACAAACTGGATCAGGCACTGCTGACGCAGGATTCCGCCGCTGCCGATGACAAAATCGACATTTTCCTCGTGGAAGCCGATTATGCCTTGAAATATGTCGACAGCGAATACACATTGGATGTTAAAAAAGACATAGGACTGGCAGACAGCGATTTGGCAAATCAATACAAGTACACACAGGACATCGTCACCGACAAGAGCGGCGCTCTGAAAGGCACTACCTGGCAGGCGACTCCCGGTCTGTTTGCGTACCGTCGCTCCATTGCCAAAGCGGTGCTGGGCACGGATGACCCAACAAAGGTGCAGGAAGCACTTTCTGACTGGGATAAGTTTAACAGCGTAGCGGAAAAGGCCAGCGCGAAGGGCTATAAGATGCTTTCCGGCTATGACGACAGCTACCGCACTTTCTCCAACAACGTATCCGCTCCCTGGGTGACCGATACCACAGTCACCGTTGATGCTAACCTGATGAACTGGATCAAACAAACGAAAGACTATACCTCAAAAAGTTACAATAACAAAACCTCTCTGTGGGACGACAAATGGAAGGCCGATCAGGGTCCGAGCGGAAAAGTGTTAGGATTCTTCTACTCCACATGGGGCATTAACTTTACATTGCTTGAGCAATCTTTGAAAACGCCGGTCGCAGAAGGCGGCAAAGAAGAAGTGGGCAACGGCGTCTACGGTGACTACGCCGTCTGTCAGGGTCCGCAAAGCTACTACTGGGGCGGCACCTGGATCTGCGCCGCAAAAGGGACCGACAATATCGGCACAGTTAAAAATGTTATGAAAACCCTTACCTGCGACAGCACCATTATGAAAAAAATTACAACCGACACGCAGGACTATACTAACAATAAATCCGCTATGGAAGAGCTTGCAAACAGCGACTTTAAGTCTGCATTCCTCGGCGGCCAGAACCATATTAAGCTTTTTGCCGAAGTAGCCCCGAAAATTGATATGAGCAACGCCGGCCCTTATGATCAGGGTATGAATGAGAGCCTGCAAAAATCGTTTAAGGATTATTTTGACGGCAGTGTAGACATGGAAAAAGCAAAAGCGAACTTTGAGAAGACTGTCAAGGAGAAATATCCCGAAATTACAGAAATAAAATGGCCATCATAAAAACCGAGTTCTAAGCAAACCGCACGGCCGCGGGTCGGGATATTTTTCCCGGGCTGTGGCCGTGCAGTTTTATGGGGAGAGGAGTACAATCAATATGAACGCTGAGAATTCGCCGAAAAGAAAAAAAAGTATTAGTTATGCCAGATGGGGATATTTATTTATCGCGCCGTTTTTTATCATCTTTATTATTTTTTCACTCTTTCCAATGTTATCCACCGTTTACTACAGTTTCTTCAAATACTATCGGCAGGGGCTTAAAGTAATAGGGCCAACCTTTATCGGCTTTGAAAATTTTTCAAGTTTAATGAAAGCCGATTTGCCAAGCTATCTGGGGAACACGCTGATCCTGTGGATTATTGGTTTCATCCCGCAGATTGTCATTGCCCTGCTGCTGGCGGCCTGGTTTACCAATCAGCGCCTGCACCTTCGCGCACAGGGCTTTTTTAAGACGGTTATCTACATGCCAAACCTGATCATGGCATCCGCTTTTGCCATGCTGTTTTTTGCGCTGTTTTCCGACAACGGCCCTGTCAACGGCACTTTACAGTCCGCCGGCCTTCTCAGTGAGCCGTTTCGCTTCCTGTCCAGCATAATAGGAACCCGCGGACTGATTGGCTTTATGAACTTCCTCATGTGGTTCGGGAACACCACCATCCTGCTTATGGCAGCGATTATGGGCGTTGATCCCGGCCTTTATGAGGCGGCTGAAATTGACGGTGCCTCATCTAATCAGATGTTCTGGCGTATTACCATCCCGCTGATTCGTCCGATTATGGCGTATGTTTTAATTACATCGCTGATTGGCGGTCTGCAGATGTTTGATGTGCCGCAGATTCTGACCAACGGCTCCGGCAATCCTGACCGCAGCGCGACAACCATGATCATGTACTTAAACAACCATATGTACAGTAAAAATTACGGGATGGCCGGCGCTGTTTCCACTGTGCTTTTCCTGATTTGCGCAGTACTCTGCTTCCTTGTTTATTCCATGATGTCCGGAAATCATGATTCTGCAAAAAAGGACCGGAAAGGGGGCGTACATAAATGACAAACAAGTTAAAGTCGAGCAGACGGAAGCTTACCGCCGCCCGGGTATGCAGTTATATCGTTTTGGCCATTCTTTGTTTTTTGTGCCTGTTTTTCTTTTATATGCTCCTTATCAATTGTACACGAAACAATTTTCAGATTCAGCAGGGCTTTTCCTTCCTTCCCGGCAAATCGTTCATCGTCAACTTGAATAATTTGCTGAAAGATGCGAATATACCCGTTCTGAGCGGCATTAAAAACAGTTTTATTGTCTCGGCGCTCAGCGCGCTTCTGAGCATCTATTTCTCCGCAATGACCGCTTATGGAATTTTTGCCTATAACTTTAAATTTAAGAAAGCCGCCTTTACCATTATTTTGCTGATCATGACGATGCCGACACAGATTTCAGCGGTTGGCTTTGTAAACCAGATGCAGGCAATGGGGCTGAGAAATTCACTGATTCCGCTGTTCCTCCCCTCCATTGCAGCCCC of the uncultured Caproiciproducens sp. genome contains:
- a CDS encoding glycosyl transferase yields the protein MKFGHFDDARKEYVITRPDTPYPWINYLGNENFFSLISNTSGGYCFYKDARMLRLTRYRYNNVPTDAGGRYFYINDGGTVWNPGWAPVKMQLDSYECRHGLGYSIFDSSKNGLNAIQTSFVPIGANCEVNRLTMKNTTGEPKSFQVFSFVEFCLWNAYDDMTNFQRNFNIGEVEVIGSTIYHKSEYRERRNHYAVFSVNAPIDGFDTDRESFLGLYNGFDRPDSVYSGKANDSVASGWAPIGSHCINVTLAPGEEKSLIFVLGYCENPEDQKWESPNVINKAPAQKLISAFSTDGQVSAALNQLKEYWDSLLSNYHIESKDDKLNRMVNIWNQYQCMVTFNLSRSASYFESGIGRGMGFRDSAQDLLGFVHLIPSRARIRILDIAATQMEDGSAYHQYQPLTKRGNLEVGSGFNDDSLWLIFGVIAYIKETGDWSILQEQVPFDNVETKAKPMMEHLKRSFDHVLNNLGPHKLPLIGRADWNDCLNLNCFSKTPGESFQTCTNFESGIAESVFIAGLFVSIGPAYAEIFRRSGFAEEAERAQREVQNMTDAILKDGWDGEWFLRAYDAFGDKIGSQECDEGKLFIESQGFCVMAGVGVSGGLAERALDSVYKHLDTKYGIVMNWPSYTSYHLNLGEISSYPPGYKENGGIFCHNNPWISIAETVIGRGDKAFSVYKKTCPAYTEQISEIHRTEPYAYAQMIAGRDAARHGEAKNSWLTGTAAWSFYDVSQFILGIRPQFDGLEIDPCIPADFGSFTVERKFRGSTYFIEIDNTSGKSKGIKSMTLDGEPVTGNILPVCGDGQKHVVHVCMG
- a CDS encoding LacI family DNA-binding transcriptional regulator; this translates as MANIKDIALKCGLSVSTVSKALNSYSDISKETRQRVLDTAEQFGYFPNSNARALKTNRTYNIGMLFVDEAQSGLTHDYFAAVLDSFKVEAEKHYYDITFINHNINIGNRPITFLEHCKYRNFDGVCIACIDFQQPEVVELVNSSIPVVTIDHLFNNHTSINSANVQGMHELVQYIYDMGHRKIAYVHGEKSAVTEQRLTSFCKSLMDLGIETPPEYLVRSAYHDPAITKQRVRQLLNLSDRPTCIIMPDDYAALGGIEAIEAAGLRIPQDISIAGYDGIALSQVIKPRLTTLKQDTKALGREAARRLIEQIENPLTTITENVTVMGQLIEGQSVGKAGSSF
- a CDS encoding carbohydrate ABC transporter substrate-binding protein; its protein translation is MKKARKITAMVMALAMMTGVMATASGCQSGTAASTPASAASQEAVSSEAAAAAEGKTLNIWCWNDEYQSRFNAYYPEVKEVAKDKSTTTLKDGTVVKWTINPNDNNNYQNKLDQALLTQDSAAADDKIDIFLVEADYALKYVDSEYTLDVKKDIGLADSDLANQYKYTQDIVTDKSGALKGTTWQATPGLFAYRRSIAKAVLGTDDPTKVQEALSDWDKFNSVAEKASAKGYKMLSGYDDSYRTFSNNVSAPWVTDTTVTVDANLMNWIKQTKDYTSKSYNNKTSLWDDKWKADQGPSGKVLGFFYSTWGINFTLLEQSLKTPVAEGGKEEVGNGVYGDYAVCQGPQSYYWGGTWICAAKGTDNIGTVKNVMKTLTCDSTIMKKITTDTQDYTNNKSAMEELANSDFKSAFLGGQNHIKLFAEVAPKIDMSNAGPYDQGMNESLQKSFKDYFDGSVDMEKAKANFEKTVKEKYPEITEIKWPS
- a CDS encoding sugar ABC transporter permease, which translates into the protein MNAENSPKRKKSISYARWGYLFIAPFFIIFIIFSLFPMLSTVYYSFFKYYRQGLKVIGPTFIGFENFSSLMKADLPSYLGNTLILWIIGFIPQIVIALLLAAWFTNQRLHLRAQGFFKTVIYMPNLIMASAFAMLFFALFSDNGPVNGTLQSAGLLSEPFRFLSSIIGTRGLIGFMNFLMWFGNTTILLMAAIMGVDPGLYEAAEIDGASSNQMFWRITIPLIRPIMAYVLITSLIGGLQMFDVPQILTNGSGNPDRSATTMIMYLNNHMYSKNYGMAGAVSTVLFLICAVLCFLVYSMMSGNHDSAKKDRKGGVHK
- a CDS encoding carbohydrate ABC transporter permease → MTNKLKSSRRKLTAARVCSYIVLAILCFLCLFFFYMLLINCTRNNFQIQQGFSFLPGKSFIVNLNNLLKDANIPVLSGIKNSFIVSALSALLSIYFSAMTAYGIFAYNFKFKKAAFTIILLIMTMPTQISAVGFVNQMQAMGLRNSLIPLFLPSIAAPIVFFFMKQYLDSNMPMEIVEAARIDGSGEFHTFNFIVLPIMKPAIAVQAIFTFVTAWNTYFIPALLLDKANKKTLPILIAQLRSADFLKFDMAQIYMLITIAIIPIIIIYLVLSKYIVRGVALGGVKG